From one Eucalyptus grandis isolate ANBG69807.140 chromosome 9, ASM1654582v1, whole genome shotgun sequence genomic stretch:
- the LOC104418294 gene encoding LOW QUALITY PROTEIN: scopoletin glucosyltransferase (The sequence of the model RefSeq protein was modified relative to this genomic sequence to represent the inferred CDS: inserted 1 base in 1 codon), with protein sequence MRGQMDSENDQLHIFFFPVMAPGHTIPMIDMAKLFAIRGCKSTLITTPHDEPTFLKSIAKTKDSGFDINVVTVTLPLKEVGLPEDCDSLNKVTTVEMRKQFRRAIMMLDQQLELLIEKLXPDCLISDTFLPWTTEIAAKYKIPRLAFNGTSAFSVAGTECVRLYEPHKKVSCDSEPFIIPNFPGEITMSRMQLPDLFREETDFTKFYNEVKESEKRSFGVVMNSFYELEPAYADHYRTFLGRRSWFVGPLSLCNKETEDKAHRGNQASIDQHECLEWLDSKQPNSVIYICFGSMANFNAAQLHEIAVGLEASGQQFIWVVKKDPNVEEGKEEWLPDGFESRIQNNGLIIRGWAPQVLILDHEAIGGFVTHCGWNSTLEAVTAGVPMVTWPVAAEQFFNEKFVTQVLKIGVNIGVKQWVRLFGDSVKSERVEEAVKRVLVREEAEEMRRKVKALAEMAKGAVEEGGSSWSDLGALLQELRLQRSAHNKI encoded by the exons ATGAGAGGACAAATGGATAGTGAAAACGATCAgcttcacattttcttcttccctgtCATGGCTCCAGGCCACACAATCCCAATGATCGACATGGCCAAACTCTTTGCCATTAGAGGCTGCAAGTCCACCCTCATCACCACCCCCCATGACGAGCCCACCTTCTTGAAATCCATTGCAAAAACCAAGGATTCGGGCTTCGACATTAATGTCGTCACAGTGACATTGCCCTTGAAAGAGGTCGGCTTGCCAGAAGACTGTGACTCTCTGAACAAGGTCACTACAGTGGAAATGCGCAAGCAATTCAGGAGAGCTATCATGATGCTGGACCAACAGCTCGAGCTGCTAATAGAGAAAC GCCCTGATTGTCTAATCTCAGACACGTTCCTCCCCTGGACAACCGAGATAGCGGCCAAGTACAAAATCCCTAGGCTCGCTTTCAATGGGACAAGTGCTTTTTCCGTTGCGGGCACAGAATGTGTGAGGCTCTATGAGCCTCACAAGAAGGTGTCATGCGATTCAGAGCCCTTCATCATCCCCAACTTCCCTGGAGAAATCACAATGTCCAGGATGCAGTTGCCAGATTTATTCAGGGAAGAGACTGACTTCACCAAGTTCTACAACGAGGTGAAGGAATCGGAGAAGAGGAGCTTTGGAGTCGTCATGAACAGCTTCTATGAGCTTGAGCCTGCTTATGCTGACCATTACAGGACATTCCTAGGGAGACGATCCTGGTTCGTCGGCCCGCTCTCATTGTGCAATAAGGAGACTGAGGACAAGGCACACAGGGGCAACCAAGCATCCATTGACCAGCACGAGTGCCTTGAGTGGCTTGACTCAAAGCAACCCAACTCAGTGATCTACATTTGCTTCGGAAGCATGGCAAATTTCAATGCTGCTCAGCTCCATGAGATCGCAGTCGGACTAGAAGCATCAGGTCAACAATTCATCTGGGTTGTGAAGAAGGACCCGAATGTGGAAGAAGGTAAAGAAGAGTGGTTGCCTGATGGGTTTGAATCAAGAATCCAAAATAATGGCCTCATCATCAGGGGCTGGGCTCCTCAGGTGCTGATTCTTGATCATGAGGCGATTGGGGGTTTCGTGACACATTGTGGGTGGAACTCGACCCTGGAGGCAGTCACGGCCGGTGTGCCAATGGTGACTTGGCCAGTCGCAGCAGAGCAATTCTTCAACGAGAAGTTCGTGACCCAGGTGCTCAAGATTGGGGTCAACATAGGGGTGAAGCAGTGGGTGAGGTTGTTCGGGGACAGCGTGAAGAGTGAGAGAGTGGAGGAGGCAGTGAAGAGAGTCCTGGTGCGTGAGGAAGCAGAGGAAATGAGAAGGAAGGTGAAAGCACTTGCAGAGATGGCAAAAGGGGCTGTGGAAGAAGGTGGGTCTTCTTGGTCGGATTTGGGAGCTTTGCTTCAAGAGCTCAGACTGCAGAGATCGGCTCACAACAAGATCTGA